The proteins below come from a single Mucilaginibacter mali genomic window:
- a CDS encoding AraC family transcriptional regulator codes for MKPFFSKIDSSPQESYGIRRSLSPDFKGLWHYHPEIELHYVVRGEGLRFVGDNICPFGPGEIVLLGEHLPHCWRYENATDDESEDTNVETIILQFKPDCLGPYLTNLPEVYQVPILFEKARRGMVINGAAKPILVKLMQQMLTASGLERIILLLSVLKVLANCNDYQAITLADQRFNISDNNALCRMDQICNYTLNNFRQNISLRDVARSSNLNHTSFCRYFKMVTKRSYTSFLTQIRISQACRALIENRYTITAICYDCGFNNIANFYRHFKKVTGTTPHDYRDKYLKSNLVKAAS; via the coding sequence ATGAAACCGTTTTTCTCAAAAATTGACAGCAGTCCGCAGGAATCGTATGGTATACGCCGTAGTTTATCGCCCGATTTTAAGGGCCTTTGGCATTATCACCCTGAAATTGAACTACATTACGTAGTGCGCGGTGAGGGCCTGCGCTTTGTGGGCGATAATATTTGTCCGTTCGGTCCGGGCGAGATCGTTCTGCTTGGCGAGCATCTGCCGCATTGCTGGCGATATGAGAACGCAACGGATGATGAAAGCGAGGACACTAACGTAGAAACCATTATCCTGCAATTTAAACCCGATTGCCTTGGCCCCTATTTAACCAACCTGCCCGAGGTTTACCAGGTGCCCATCCTGTTTGAAAAGGCCCGCCGCGGCATGGTGATCAACGGGGCCGCTAAACCAATATTGGTTAAACTGATGCAGCAAATGCTCACTGCCAGCGGTTTAGAACGTATCATCCTGCTATTATCGGTATTAAAGGTATTGGCTAACTGTAATGATTACCAGGCCATAACCTTGGCCGATCAGCGGTTCAACATATCAGATAATAACGCCTTGTGCCGCATGGACCAGATCTGTAACTACACGCTTAACAACTTCAGGCAAAATATTTCGCTAAGGGATGTGGCCCGGTCGAGCAACCTTAACCATACCTCGTTTTGCCGATACTTTAAAATGGTTACCAAGCGTAGTTATACCTCCTTCCTTACCCAAATTCGCATTAGCCAGGCCTGCCGGGCCTTGATAGAGAACCGGTATACCATCACCGCTATTTGTTACGATTGCGGCTTTAACAACATTGCCAACTTTTACCGGCATTTTAAAAAGGTAACCGGTACCACCCCGCACGATTACCGCGACAAATACCTGAAGAGCAACCTGGTGAAGGCGGCATCGTAG
- a CDS encoding pectate lyase family protein, with the protein MKKALFVIFAGAALSGTATFAQYPKVPQAMQAKTDSANRVVKQQADVAWEKAQPAIQKDAANGKPFILSAAKPSNLPQAKIPAFPGAEGGGAYSFGGRGGRVIVVKSLEDSGPGTLRDALEQGGARIIVFNVSGIIKLKSHISIRAPYVTIEGQSAPGDGICIAGESVWIDTHDVVIRFMRFRRGETDVTRRDDALGGNPIGNVMIDHVSGSWGLDEVISMYRHIYHDSKGVDEKLPTVNISIQNSMFAEGLCTYNHAFGSTLGGLNSTFMRNLWADNISRNPSIGMYGDFGFFNNVVFNWWDRSADGGDNNSFFNFINNYYKPGPITPLDQPIGHRILKPEPGRVNGSKTIYGKVYAHGNIVEGNDAVTKDNWAGGIQIGDQPDAGRLTDSIRVNQPFPAAKFTLISAKEAFDYVLTNVGAFLPKRDAVDTRIIEQVKTGKIPYKDGLESTKGNDMLKHRLPPDSYKKGIISDIAQVGGYPEYKGTPYKDSDNDGMPDEYEIKQGLNPKSAADASLYPKNGGGYTNIEIYLNSLVPLKTVVPVGYAVAK; encoded by the coding sequence ATGAAAAAAGCTCTTTTTGTGATCTTTGCAGGCGCGGCTTTATCAGGCACCGCGACGTTTGCACAATACCCCAAAGTACCGCAGGCCATGCAGGCCAAAACCGACTCGGCTAACCGTGTGGTGAAGCAACAGGCCGATGTGGCCTGGGAAAAAGCCCAGCCCGCTATTCAAAAAGACGCGGCAAACGGTAAGCCATTTATTCTTTCGGCCGCGAAGCCCTCTAATCTGCCGCAGGCTAAAATACCGGCATTCCCGGGTGCCGAGGGCGGTGGCGCCTACTCTTTCGGTGGCCGCGGAGGCAGGGTGATCGTGGTAAAAAGTCTGGAGGATTCAGGTCCGGGTACCTTACGCGACGCGTTAGAGCAGGGCGGCGCCCGCATTATCGTGTTCAACGTATCGGGCATTATCAAATTAAAAAGCCATATCAGCATCCGCGCGCCTTATGTTACTATTGAGGGGCAAAGTGCTCCCGGCGATGGTATTTGCATAGCGGGTGAATCGGTTTGGATAGATACACACGATGTGGTGATCCGCTTTATGCGCTTCAGGCGCGGTGAAACGGATGTTACCCGTCGCGATGATGCCCTGGGCGGAAACCCGATAGGCAACGTAATGATTGACCACGTATCGGGCAGTTGGGGTTTGGATGAGGTAATATCCATGTACCGCCATATTTACCACGATAGCAAGGGGGTTGACGAGAAGCTGCCGACCGTAAACATCAGCATCCAAAATTCCATGTTTGCCGAGGGTTTATGCACCTACAACCACGCCTTTGGCAGTACGCTGGGTGGATTGAACAGCACTTTTATGCGTAACCTTTGGGCCGATAATATCAGCCGTAACCCGTCCATCGGCATGTATGGTGATTTTGGCTTCTTCAACAACGTGGTGTTTAACTGGTGGGACAGAAGCGCCGACGGCGGCGATAACAACTCGTTTTTTAACTTTATCAATAACTATTATAAGCCCGGCCCCATCACCCCGCTCGATCAGCCTATCGGCCACCGCATTTTAAAGCCAGAGCCGGGCCGCGTTAACGGATCGAAAACCATTTATGGCAAGGTATATGCTCACGGCAATATTGTGGAGGGTAACGATGCCGTAACTAAGGATAACTGGGCAGGCGGCATCCAAATCGGCGATCAGCCGGATGCCGGTCGCTTAACCGATAGCATCCGTGTTAACCAGCCATTCCCCGCCGCTAAATTTACGCTGATATCGGCCAAAGAAGCATTTGACTATGTGTTGACCAACGTAGGCGCCTTTTTACCAAAGCGCGACGCAGTTGATACCCGGATAATTGAGCAGGTAAAAACAGGTAAGATCCCTTACAAGGATGGGCTTGAAAGCACCAAGGGCAACGATATGCTGAAGCACCGGCTGCCGCCTGATTCGTACAAAAAAGGCATCATCAGCGATATCGCACAGGTTGGCGGTTACCCCGAATATAAGGGCACACCCTACAAGGACAGCGATAACGACGGCATGCCAGACGAATATGAGATCAAGCAAGGCTTAAACCCTAAAAGCGCTGCCGATGCATCGCTGTATCCTAAAAACGGTGGCGGTTATACCAATATCGAGATCTATTTGAACAGCCTGGTTCCGCTGAAAACGGTGGTGCCGGTTGGCTACGCGGTGGCTAAATAA
- a CDS encoding LamG domain-containing protein: protein MMVNFKNKAIGLMVIIAVGLVTSTKAQIKPTIWKFTATDKVGDYTPAIQGAPSVATNGAFTGIAFNGVNDGLIIPASPINGWSRFTIQVLFKPDGDGPKEPRFIHFEDADKNRGTLEVRLTPKRQWYLDAHLKNGKLNKAVTLIDSTQLQPADRWYWVAMVYDGKKMSSYVNGVKQLESPMDFQPMNGGQIAIGMRLNKVAWFKGMVSEARFYPEALAPDQLLSTGK, encoded by the coding sequence ATGATGGTGAATTTCAAAAATAAGGCAATTGGGCTGATGGTCATTATCGCCGTTGGCCTGGTTACCTCCACAAAGGCGCAGATAAAGCCAACCATTTGGAAATTTACTGCCACGGATAAAGTTGGTGATTATACGCCGGCTATCCAGGGTGCACCATCAGTAGCAACAAACGGTGCGTTTACAGGCATCGCGTTCAATGGTGTAAATGATGGGTTGATCATTCCAGCAAGTCCGATAAATGGCTGGTCGAGGTTCACGATACAGGTATTGTTTAAACCGGATGGCGATGGTCCTAAGGAACCACGCTTTATCCATTTTGAAGATGCAGACAAGAACCGCGGCACCTTAGAAGTACGCCTGACGCCAAAGCGGCAATGGTACCTCGACGCGCATCTGAAAAACGGGAAGCTGAACAAGGCGGTAACGCTGATCGACTCCACTCAGTTGCAGCCTGCCGACCGCTGGTATTGGGTAGCCATGGTGTACGATGGCAAAAAGATGAGCAGCTATGTAAACGGGGTGAAGCAGTTGGAAAGCCCGATGGATTTCCAGCCCATGAATGGTGGACAGATCGCCATTGGGATGCGTTTAAATAAGGTGGCCTGGTTTAAGGGAATGGTAAGCGAAGCGCGCTTTTATCCCGAGGCACTGGCACCGGATCAATTGCTATCAACGGGAAAGTAG